A single window of Anomaloglossus baeobatrachus isolate aAnoBae1 chromosome 9, aAnoBae1.hap1, whole genome shotgun sequence DNA harbors:
- the WDR38 gene encoding WD repeat-containing protein 38: protein MWRNPSEYFTTTTVKYFERHKGEVNCCAISSDYQLILTCSDDNRIHVWEARSGLLKHKVTGHRGPVKSCCFSPVGSLFASSSHDCTVRIWRLDTADCLHVLTDHSKSVETVSFSPDGTHLLSAGWDRLVILWEVQTGQRCKTFTGHQDAIQCSAFSTDGSRFATGSWDYTVRVWSLHNDASDRALKGHTGNISCVSFSVSGMLASGSWDKTIRVWNPRRGALIFLLKGHVDWLRTLSFSRDGILLASTGHDKTVRLWDCEKGKCIKLVKGMLEMTHVCIFSPEGTLMLAGAMGFYQSQ, encoded by the exons ATGTGGAGGAATCCCTCAGAATACTTTACAACAACTACAGTGAAATATTTTGAGAGGCATAAAGGCGAG GTGAATTGCTGCGCTATTTCTTCAGATTATCAGCTAATCCTCACATGTTCTGATGACAATCGTATCCATGTGTGGGAGGCAAGGAGCGGGTTATTGAAGCATAAAGTAACGGGACACAGAG GTCCAGTAAAGTCCTGCTGCTTTTCCCCTGTTGGCTCCTTGTTTGCTAGCTCATCACATGACTGTACAGTACGGATATGGAGGTTGGATACTGCGGATTGTCTTCATGTGCTAACTG AtcattccaaaagtgtagaaactGTTAGTTTTAGCCCAGACGGCACACATTTACTGTCTGCGGGATGGGATCGTCTTGTCATCTTGTGGGAAGTGCAG ACCGGTCAGAGATGTAAGACTTTCACTGGACATCAAGATGCCATTCAGTGCAGTGCTTTCTCCACAGATGGTTCTCGTTTT GCCACAGGCTCCTGGGATTATACCGTCCGGGTGTGGAGTCTCCATAATGATGCGTCAGACAGAGCTCTGAAAGGACATACAGGGAACATCAGCTGTGTGAGCTTTTCTGTTTCTGGGATGTTG GCTTCTGGATCATGGGACAAAACAATAAGAGTTTGGAACCCACGTAGAGGAGCCTTGATCTTTCTTCTTAAGGGACACGTTGACTGGTTGAGAACCTTGTCTTTCTCCCGTGACGGTATCCTTCTGGCTTCTACGGGACACGACAAGACG GTCAGACTCTGGGACTGTGAAAAAGGAAAATGTATAAAACTTGTGAAG GGCATGTTAGAGATGACACACGTCTGCATCTTTTCACCGGAAGGCACCCTTATGTTGGCTGGTGCTATGGGGTTTTACCAATCCCAGTAG